The Ruminococcaceae bacterium BL-4 region CTTTCACTTTTTCGAAGCAGGAATAATTGTCCCCAAAATGCATAGGAATACAGACATCTGCTCCCACCGTTCTCATAAAATAATCCAGCCCCCAGAGATATTGATTTTCCAGGCGCGGATCCATGGGAACAAAAGCAATATCAATCTTTTTGCCTTTTATGGAATCAATTTCTTTTTGATAGGCTGCCTTCATATGAGCATTATTTTCCTCGGTGTCACCTTCCCAGTGCCACCAGTTTAAATCACCTGCATGGTAAATACAGAGATTGTCAATCCAAATTAAAAATGCAACTCCTAGGTCGGTAGAGGTTAAAGTGTGAATTTTAATATCTCCCATATCGTAATCTGTATCAGGTGCCACATAAAGCGCTTTTTGCAATTTGGGAAGGTCATTGGAGAGAATATAGCGAATTCTTGGACAAAATTCGCGCCATTTAAAAATATGAGGATCAAAATGGTCAAGATGACTGTGAGAAACAAATACAATGGTATCTTTTTTAGGTAAGACAGATTCATCTACAAATCCCTGGTCGAATGTTCCGCCGGCAGTTGGATGAGTGCAGTCATCGAAAATTAAAAGATGGTCTTCAGTTTCTACTACAAATCCGCTGTTATAAAGATACCAGATCTTTGTATTCATGGAATCAGCTCCTTATTTTAAGTATCATATCTGCAAAAGCGGAATTTGAGAAACTCCTTTGACATATATTTTGCCAAGGAGGTTCTTTTTTATGAAATGTTTTGTTTTAACAAAGAGAAAGGCAATCTTAGCATTGTCGATCGCGGTATGTGTTGCCGCCGGAATTGTATTCGGGATTCACGGAGCCGCTGCGAATGCGGCAGCTACAAAAACGAGGCTTATCCCAATTTATAATGTAAAAACAGATCAAAAAAAGATTTCGATCAGCTTCGATGCAGCGTGGGGAAATGAACAGACACAGAATTTGATTGATATTTTAGGAAAGTATTCTGTTAAAACCACATTTTTTGTTGTGGGGTCATGGGTGGAAAAATATCCGGAATCCGTAAAAGCTTTGGTAGATGCAGGACACGAGGTGTGCAATCATTCGGATTCTCATCCACACATGCCGCAGCTTTCGAGAGAAAAGATTGCATCGGAAATTCAAAATTGCAACCAAAAAATCAAGGCAATCACCGGAAAAGAGCCAACTTTATTCCGTGCACCCTATGGAGATTATAATAATACTTTAATTGAGACTGTCAAGAGCCTTAACATGCATGAGATTCAGTGGAACGTTGACAGTTTGGATTGGAAAGACCCAACACCGCAGCAAATTTATGAACGTGTGATTGGAAAAGTTCAGCCGGGATCGATCGTTTTATTACATAATGGGGCAAAAAACACACCTGCTGCATTGCCTTCCATTTTGGAAACTTTGCAAAAAGAAGGTTATGAGATTGTCCCGATTTCCCAATTGATTTATAACGGCAGTTATAAAATTGATAATAATGGAACACAGATTCCAACGGATCAGGGAACTTCATCAGGAGGCTGATCCTTTTTGAAAGGATGTTAATATGGCACAGGTTACAGAAATTCGATTAGTAAAACGTCCGATAAGGATTACAAAAAAAACAACAATTGATGTAGCACAGGATGAGAATTGGTTTTCCATTTGGATTCATGAAGCAGGGCAGGAAAAAGGGCTCACTCCGTGCCCGGTCAGTTTACAGATCAATCAAAAAACAGCAGAAGAATTGATGAATTTATTAGGGAAATTTTTGAATAAAAAGTAAAAAATTGTTACTCATAAAACAGTACATTCCTCACAAACTAGGAAAGCAAACGCAAGAGATATAAAATTTATTTTGTAAGGAGTGTATTGAAATGACATCTAGTAAAAATGTTGTCCCTGAGGCTCGTGCCGCACTGGATAAGTTCAAGATGGAAGCAGCTTCTGAGGTTGGCGTCAACTTAAAGAATGGTTATAACGGAGACCTTACCAGCCGCGAAGCTGGCTCTATTGGTGGTCAGATGGTCAAACAAATGATCAAAAAGTATGAGGAAAGCATGAAATAATTGTTTCCCTTTTTGATCGGAGGCACTATGCAAAAGCATGGTGCCTTTTTTATATTTTAGCTTTCGTAATCCTCTAGAAGGGATCTTAATTTTTCATCACTTTCTACCGTAATTCCTTTTTCCAATAATTTTTGATCGGATTGTGGAAGAGAAGCGATTGAAACATTCACTTCATAAAATGGAATTTCTTCCTTTCCACGAAAGACACCAATATGGCCTTGATAAGACTGCAGCCGATACATGACCGTCAGATCGGATTCGGTACTGCTGCTTTCATAAATTGGAGAGAGGCTTTCTTGACTTGACGATGTATTTGCGCTAGAATATACAAATAAGTTGGTAGAAGGTTGAGAATCAGGCTGCTTGAAGACCGAAATAATCGCGGCACCGCAGACGGCGGTTACACAGCAAAAAACGATCAGGAGAATATCCCGCTTCTTCATGATAGAAATCACCTCCTGAGTAGTTTGTACCTGATTTGGAAAATTATTCTATATTTAATGGAATGGATTAGATTTTGTTTGCAATTTCAGGAGGTGTCCCTATGAAGAGACCGGATACGGATCAGTATGTGTCTGCGGGGAACGTGGATCATACTCCAGCCGCGACGGCGAAATCGTTCGGAAGAATTGTTTTAAAAGCGTTGCTTACGATTCTGACAATTTGCTTGATTACCGGTGTCATTTTAGGAATCGCCCTTTTTTCGTTTAT contains the following coding sequences:
- a CDS encoding L-ascorbate metabolism protein UlaG, beta-lactamase superfamily, which encodes MNTKIWYLYNSGFVVETEDHLLIFDDCTHPTAGGTFDQGFVDESVLPKKDTIVFVSHSHLDHFDPHIFKWREFCPRIRYILSNDLPKLQKALYVAPDTDYDMGDIKIHTLTSTDLGVAFLIWIDNLCIYHAGDLNWWHWEGDTEENNAHMKAAYQKEIDSIKGKKIDIAFVPMDPRLENQYLWGLDYFMRTVGADVCIPMHFGDNYSCFEKVKEDPMADPYRSHLVNLTHCGQEIDYISPESPANIHPDH
- a CDS encoding Deacetylase; translated protein: MKCFVLTKRKAILALSIAVCVAAGIVFGIHGAAANAAATKTRLIPIYNVKTDQKKISISFDAAWGNEQTQNLIDILGKYSVKTTFFVVGSWVEKYPESVKALVDAGHEVCNHSDSHPHMPQLSREKIASEIQNCNQKIKAITGKEPTLFRAPYGDYNNTLIETVKSLNMHEIQWNVDSLDWKDPTPQQIYERVIGKVQPGSIVLLHNGAKNTPAALPSILETLQKEGYEIVPISQLIYNGSYKIDNNGTQIPTDQGTSSGG
- a CDS encoding conserved protein of unknown function (Evidence 4 : Unknown function but conserved in other organisms), coding for MAQVTEIRLVKRPIRITKKTTIDVAQDENWFSIWIHEAGQEKGLTPCPVSLQINQKTAEELMNLLGKFLNKK
- the sspC gene encoding Small, acid-soluble spore protein C2, coding for MTSSKNVVPEARAALDKFKMEAASEVGVNLKNGYNGDLTSREAGSIGGQMVKQMIKKYEESMK
- a CDS encoding exported protein of unknown function (Evidence 5 : Unknown function), encoding MKKRDILLIVFCCVTAVCGAAIISVFKQPDSQPSTNLFVYSSANTSSSQESLSPIYESSSTESDLTVMYRLQSYQGHIGVFRGKEEIPFYEVNVSIASLPQSDQKLLEKGITVESDEKLRSLLEDYES